The DNA window ATATAAAAAAATTTCACAACAAAATGATATAATTATTCAATGCCTCAAAAAAGATTTTTAGGCTCGCATATGTCGATAGCAGGTGGTGTTGATAAAGCGATTGAACGTGGAGCTTTAATTGATTGTACTGCTATTCAAATATTCGTAAAAAATAACAACCAATGGTTCGGCAAACCACTGCCAAAAGATGAAATAGAAAGATTTAAAAAGCTTCAAAAAGAGACGGGTATTTTTGTTTTCGCACATGCAGGATATTTAATCAACTTAGCCTCCCCTAAAAAAGATAACTACGAAAAGTCAATTAAATCAATGTTAGACGAGATTGAAAGATGCGAAGCATTAAGCCTTCCGTTTATTGTTATTCATCCGGGATCACATACAGGAGAAGGAGAAAAATTTGGGATTAAAAAGGTGACTGAAAGCTTAAATCTCCTTATAAAAAAAACAAAAGGATATAAAGTCAAAATAGCCCTTGAAACAACAGCAGGACAAGGATCAGG is part of the candidate division WOR-1 bacterium RIFOXYB2_FULL_36_35 genome and encodes:
- a CDS encoding deoxyribonuclease IV (Assists in DNA repair by cleaving phosphodiester bonds at apurinic or apyrimidinic sties to produce new 5' ends that are base-free deoxyribose 5-phosphate residues), which codes for MPQKRFLGSHMSIAGGVDKAIERGALIDCTAIQIFVKNNNQWFGKPLPKDEIERFKKLQKETGIFVFAHAGYLINLASPKKDNYEKSIKSMLDEIERCEALSLPFIVIHPGSHTGEGEKFGIKKVTESLNLLIKKTKGYKVKIALETTAGQGSGLGYKFEHFEHWFTSVDNKERLGVCFDTCHSYTAGYDIKTESGYKETFSLFDKLIGIKNLLAFHLNDSKKELGSKKDRHEHIGEGTLGKEPFRLILNDKRFIDKPMVLETPKDPDMKLDVKNLSILKSLTPSIYTSSKPV